The stretch of DNA GTCGATCGCAATGGCCTCTTTCCCGGTGTTGATGCCCAGAAAAAACGACGCGTCGGCGCCGCTGAACGGAGGGCCCCAGGTCCGTCCCATGTCGGTGGTGTCGGTGCCTTCGACCTTGATGACCCGGGCGCCGTAGGTGGCCATCAGCATGGTGCAATACGGGCCGGCCAGAGCGTGACTCAGGTCGAGGACGAGCAGCCCGTCGAGGGGAAGCGGTGGCATGATCACCTAAGATACCGTTCGTCGCTTCAGCCGGGGAATCCCCGCCGGGGATGGTAGATTACCCGGTCCTTATTATTCGGAGTTGCCATGATCCGTCCCGGTGTTTCGATTGCCACCTTCGTTCTGGCCGGCTCGGCGCTCGCCGCCCAGCCGGGGTCCGGGAACCGGAGCGTGACGATTCAGCCGGGTGAATCCTGCCCGCCGGGCATGACGGAGATCAGGCCGCGCAATTGTCAGGCTCCGACCCTCCCGTTGCCGAGCATCTTGGACTACCGGCCCCGGTCGACGTTGAAAGCGCCGGCGCACTCGGTTCCGAAGGCCAAGTATCCGGCCATCGACTTCCACGGCCACCCCACCAGCCAGCTCGGCAGCGCCGAGGAGCTCGTTCAGCTGGGGGCGGCGCTCGATGAGATCAACGTCCGGCTGATCGTGGCGGCCAATAACGTGACCGGCGAGAGTCTCAAGAAACAGGTCGCACTGGTTCAGGCGTCGGCGGCGATGAAAGACCGGGTTCGTTTTCTGACTGGAATCGACCTCAGGAATGTTGGGCCGGGGTGGGCCGAGCGGGCGGTGGGGCAGCTCGAAGCGGACGTGGCCGCGGGTGCGGTGGGCATCGGTGAGGTTGGCAAGGGCTTCGGCCTCTCGTCCAAGAAGGCCGACGGGTCCCGTCTTGCCCTCAACGACTCGGCGCTCGATCCGATCTTTGAGACCGCGGCCCGGCTCAAGCTGCCGGTGTTCATTCACACCGCCGACCCAGAGGAGTTCTGGCAGCCCATCGATTACCAGAACGAGCGCTGGCTCGAGCTCGCGTTGTTCTCGAGCCGTCGCTATTCGCCGGACGAGTTTCCGGCGTTCGAGCAACTGATGACGGAACGCGACAATCTGCTCCGGCGGCATCCGAAGACGACCTTCGTCATCGCCCATATGGGCTGGCATGCCAACGACCTTGGCCGGCTCGGGAAACTGATGGAGGAGCTCCCGAACGTGCACACCGAGGTCGGTGCGGTGCTCTACGACATCGGCCGACAGCCCCGGGCGGCCCACGACTTCTTCGTCAAGTTCCAGGATCGGATCTTGTTCGGCAAGGACAGTTTCCAACCCGAGGAGTATCCGTACTACTGGCGCGTCTTCGAAACCCGGGACGACTACTTCGACTACTATCGGCCGTACCACGCGACTTGGAAACTCTACGGCATCGATCTGCCGGACGCCGTCTTGAAGAAAGTGTACTTTGCCAACGCGCTCCGGATCACCTCCCGGTTGCCACAGTCGGGTTGGCCGAAGTAATGCGGGCCCCGAGTCCGGTCGGCCTATTACTGGCGGTGCTCGGGCTCAGCGGCTGCGTCCCGGAGCCCACCTATGACTTGGTGCTCGCCGGGGGCCGGGTCATGGATCCCGCGTCCGGCCTCGACTCGGTGCGCCACGTTGGAATCCTCGGCGACAGCATCGCCGCCATCTCAGCGAACCCGCTTCGGGGCACCCAGGTTGTCGATGTGGCCGGCTTGGTCGTCGCCCCCGGGTTCATCGACCTCCACGCCCACGGCCAGACCCAGGGCGACATGGAGATCCAGGCCCGGGACGGCGTCACCACGGCGCTCGACATGGAAGCGGGGGTCTTTCCGGTGGCCAAGTGGTATGCCTCCCGGGAGGGCAAGTCGCCCCTCAACTACGGAGCGACGGTCGGGCACCGGGCCGTGCGGGTCTTCGTCTTTCACAACGGCCTCGAAGTGGGCCACGGCCCCACGAATCCCGGCGCCACCGCCGGCCTCGGCCCGCTCCCCGCCGGCGCCAACCAGCCGGCCACCGACGCAGAGATCGTGGCCCTCGAAGCCGCCCTCGGCCGGGGCCTTGACGAGGGAGCGTTAGGTGTCGGCTTTGGGGTCAATTACTCGCCGGGTGCCACCGCCGAGGAAATCGAGCGATCGTTCAAAGTGGCCGCGGATCGGGGGGCGGCGGTCTTCGTTCACACCCGGGCCTTTGGCATCGGGGCCATCCGCGAGGCCATCGGGGCCGCCCGGGCCGCGGGCGCCGGTCTCCACCTGGCTCACATCGGCAGCAGTTCGCTCGGCGATATCTCCGAGGCTCTCGCGCTGCTCGACTCGGTCCGCGTCGCCGGCCAGGATGTGACCACCGAGGTTTATCCCTACACCGCCGGGTCGACGCGGCTCGAGTCCGCGATGTTCAATCCCGGCTGGCAGAGCAACCTCCGGCTCGACTACGGCGATCTGGCCTGGCCGCTGACCGGGGAACGGCTGACCGCCGCGAGCTTCGAACGGTACCGCCGCCAAGGCGGCTGGGTCGTGATCCACATGATGAAGGAAGCAAACGTCGCGAAGGCCATCGCCCATCCGGGAATCATGATCGCGAGTGACGGGGTGCCGTTCGTGAACGAAACCGGCCATCCCCGCGGGGCCGGGACCTATGCCAGGATCCTCGGCCGGTACGTCCGGGAAAACCAAGCGCTCACCTTGATGGATGCGCTGGCCCGGATGACCATCCTTCCCGCCCGCCGGCTCGAGGTCCGGGTGCCCGCCATGGCGCGGAAAGGCCGGCTGGCGGTCGGCGCCGATGCCGACATCACGATCTTCGACCCCGCCACCGTCGCCGACCGGGCCACCTTCGCCGAGCCGACCCTCCGTTCCGCCGGGATTCCGCATGTCCTGGTCAACGGTACTTTCGTGGTTCGCGACGGCCAGCTCGTAGCGAAGGCCATTCCGGGACGGCCGGTCCGAGCGCCACTCAAGCCCTAAGGTGGCCAATGCCGGGGCCACGCTCCGGGCTGGCTTCACGACCGTTCGCGATGTCGGGACCTACCGGGGCGGCATCGACGTCTCACTCTGGAATGCCATCGACCAGGGGCAGGTGCCGGGGCCGCGCATGGCGGTGGCCGGCCCCTGCGTGACCAAGCCCGGCGGCGGCGGGGAGGTGACCGGACCTCCGAACGGGGCTTTTGCCCCGCCGGAGTTCCGGCTCGGCGCGGCGGCAAGCCCCGAAGAGGTTCGGGCTCCGGTGGCCGAGATTCTGGGTCGGGGAGCCAATTTTATCAAGGTGATCGCCACCGGAGCCGTCCTGACGGTGGGCACCGATGTCGGCGCCATGGAGTGCTCCGAAGCCGCGCTCCGAGCCGGGGTCCGCTCGATCGAGCATGGATCGCTGCTCGATGACGAGGGCATTGCCCTGATGGCCGAGCGGGGCACCTGGTTGGTGGCCGACATTTACAACGGTGACTATATCAAGGTCATCGGCCGGCGGGACCATTGGCCCGAGGAAACCCTCCGGAAGAACGACGAAACCACGGAGACCCAGCGGGCCACCTCCCGGAAAGCGGTAGCGGCGGGCGTCAGAATCGGGTATGATGCCGACGTCGGCGGATATCCTCACGGGGAGAACGCCAAACAATTCCAGTACATGGTACGCTACGGCATGACTCCAATGCAGGCCATCCAGTCCGCGACCATCGAGGCCGCGCGACCGATGGGGTGGGAGGAACGGGTCGGGTCGATGGCCGTCGGCAAGTGGGCCGATCTTGTTGCAGTCCGCGGGCATCCTATTCAAGACATTTCGATTCAAGACATTTCGACTCTCGAGCAGGTCGATATCGTCATCAAGGGTCGGTCAATCCCTCGAAACGGGGAAACAAGCGATGAGCAGTGCACGGCGAGTATTCGGTCTGGCGGCGGGGTTGTGGCTTAGCTTGGCGTCGGGTGCGGTGGCGCAGGCGGGTCTGATTCGCGGCAAGGTGGTCGACTCGGTCGGCGCCAGCGTGAGCGGCGTGATCATCTCGGACGTCCGCGCCGAAGTGCTGCTCGGCCGGTAGCAATGCCCAAGTCGTTTGGGGGCCAGACCATGTGGGGCCCCCTCAAGCGAGTCGTCGTCAGACGGCCGGATCAGGCGTTCGGCAACGCCGATCCGGCCCGATGGCATTACACCGCCCGCCCGGAGATGGTGGCGGCCTGCGCCGAACATCAGGCGTTCGTTGAGACGCTGATGCGAAGCGGCGCCGAGATCATCTGGCACGATGAACCGCTGGCCGATCACGCCGATGCCATCTTCTGCCACGACCCGGTGCTGGTGGCGGATGTGGGCGCCATCCAGCTCCGGATGGGCAAGCCGCTCCGCCGCGGCGAAGAAGCGGCCCTCGGGCTGACCCTCAAGAAAGCCGGCGTTCCGACGGTGGCCCGGCTCGAGGGCGATGCCCTGGCCGAGTCGGGCGATTTGATGTGGATCGACGAGAAAACCCTGGCGGTCGGCATCGGATACCGGACCAACTACGCCGGAGTGGCCGCGCTCCGGCACGCGCTCGGTGCTGGGGTCGCCATCATAAACGTCGAGCTGCCCTACTACACCGGGCCGGATGCCTGCCTCCACTTGATGTCGATGATCAGCATGGTCGACCGCGACTTGGCAGTGGCCTATCCGGGTCTCTTGCCGGTCTCGTTTGTTCAAATACTCGAACGCCGGAACATCCGGCTGGTCGAAGTGCCCGACTCCGAGTTTCGGACCATGGGCACCAATGTGCTGGCGCTGGCCCCTCGCCAGTGCCTGATGCTCGAAGACAATCCGGTCACTAAGAACCGGCTCGAAGCCGCAGGGTGCACGGTGTCGACCTATCGCGGCCGTGAGTTGTCTCTGAAGGCCGAGGGAGGCGCTACCTGTCTTACCCGGCCGTTGTTGCGGCTCTAGTTGCCCGATGAACCTCCTCCAGGGTAATTCGATGGACCTCATCCGCACGATCCCAGTCCTGTTGGTTGCCCTCGCTCCCCTGACCGTGTCGGCCCAAGCCCGCCGGGCTCCCGTGCCGCCGCCAGTACCGGCACCGCTCGAGCAACCGGCGGCGTTCAAGGCCCTCAAGTTTCGGTCGGTGGGCCCCTTCGACGGCGGGCGGGCATCGCGGGCCGTCGGTGTCCCGGACGATCCGACGACGTACTACATGGCCACCGCGTCGGGCGGCGTGTGGAAGTCGGTCGATGGCGGCATCAGCTGGGCGCCGATCTTCGACGATCAATCGACGGCGTCGATCGGGTCGATCTCCGTGGCGCCGAGCGATCGGAACGTCGTCTATGTCGGGTCGGGTGAGGCCAATGTTCGGGGCAACACCACCCCGGGTAACGGGATCTACAAGTCGACGGATGCCGGCAAGACTTGGAGCCACGTGTGGAAGCAGGAGGGCCAGATCGGGACCATGGCCGTCCATCCGCGGAATCCTGATATTGCCTATGCCGCGGTGCTCGGGCGGGCGTTTGTGGCCAATCCGGAACGCGGCGTCTACCGGACCCGGGACGGCGGCGTCACCTGGCAGCAGGTCCTCAAGAAAGACGACCGGGCCGGCGCATCCGACGTCGCGATCGATCCGAGCAATCCCAATATCCTCTACGCCGGGTTCTGGGAAATGCGCCGGTATCCGTGGGACATGACCAGCGGCGGTCCCGGGAGCGGGCTCTACCAGTCCCGGGACGGCGGCGATACCTGGAAACAACTCACCGGATCCGGACTGCCTAACGGAACCTGGGGCAAAGTCGGGGTGGCTGTGGCGCCGTCGGACGGCCGCCGGGTCTATGCCCTGATCGAGGCCGATAGCGGCGGCCTGTTCCGGTCCGACAACGGGGGCGACTCCTGGACCCGGATCAGCGCCTCTCGTCTGGTCCGGCAGCGGGCCTGGTACTACTCCACCTTGACCGTGAACCCGACGAACCCCGACGAGGTCTGGTTTCCCCAGGTTCCGATGGTCAAGACCATTGACGGCGGCAAGACCCTCACGTTGGTGGACGGGATTCCCCACGGAGACAATCACGATCTCTGGTTCGACCCGACCAACCCCAAGCGGATGATCGTGGCCAACGACGGCGGCGTCGCCATCAGTGTCAACGGAGGCGATTCATGGTTGGGCGTCCGGCCGGCCATTGGCCAGTGCTACCACATTGCCGCCGATAACCGCGACCCATATCACGTCGCTTGTGCTCAACAAGATCTTGGCACGGCCCAAGGACCCAGCAATAGTCTGAGCCGGGGCGGCATCGGCGCCAGCCTCTGGCATGACGTCGGGGGTGGCGAAGCCGGTCATATCGTGTCGAAGGCGGACGATCCGGACGTCGTGTTTGCCGGAGAATACCTCGGCATCATCACCTACTACGATCACAAGACCGGCCAATCGCGAAACGTCTCGGCCTACCCCGAGAACCCGAGCGGACACGGCCCCGCCGATTTCCAGTACCGGTTCCAATGGACGGCGCCGATCGCCCCGTCGCCCAACGATCCGAACGTGATCTATCATGCCGCGCAGGTCTTGTTCAAGACCGCCGACGGCGGCCAATCGTGGACCGCCATCAGCGGCGACCTGACCCGGAACGACAAGTCGAAGCAACAATGGGCCGGCGGCCCGATTACCGGAGACAATACCGGCGTCGAATTCTACTCGACCATTTTCGCGGTGGCCGAGTCGCCCAAGGAAAAGGGACTGATTTGGACCGGCAGCGACGATGGCTTGGTCCAGGTGACGCGGGATGGCGGGAAAACTTGGAAAAACGTGACCGCCGCCATGTCCGGATTCCCCGAGTGGGGCACCGTCAGCATCATCGAACCCTCGCCGCATGACGCCGCGACGGCCTACGTGGTCGTGAAGAAGTACCGCTTGGGCGACAACGCGCCCTACCTCTACAAGACCTCCGACTACGGCACCACCTGGAACCGACTCGACGGCTCGCTCGCCCGCGACATCTTCCTCCATTCCGTCCGGGAGGACCCCGCCAAGCGAGGATTGCTCTATCTCGGTACCGAAAAGGGCGTGATGTTCTCGTGGGACGACGGGGCCACCTGGCGCCCCCTCCGGCTCAACCTCCCGACCGTTCAAGTCGCCGACCTCGTGGTCAAGGACAACGACCTGGTGCTCGGGACCCACGGCCGGGGGATCTGGATCCTCGATGACCTGACCCCGATCCGGCAGTGGACCGATGCCATTGCGGCCAAGTCGCTTTACCTGTTCCCTCCGGTTGCCGGGACCGCCTGGCGGCGACGGGGCGGCACCGGTGAGCGACAAGCCGGCCAGAATCCCCCGGCCGGCGTGGTCCTGACGTACTACCAGAAGGACGAGGCCAAGCTTCCCGTCACCCTGCAGATTCTCGATAGCCGGGGGACCGTGGTTCGGTCGATGAGCAGCGTCCCGAAGCTGAAGGACGACCACAGCGAGTACGAGTCAGCACCCAAAGGCGAACTCGAAACCGGCGCTGGTTTCCACCGGGTGGCGTGGGACTTCTCGATGGAAGGGGCCCGCCGGATCAAAGGCGGGAAGATCGACACCGGCGATCCGGCGATTCCTCCGCAGGCGCCACCGGGAACCTACACGGCCCGCCTGACCGCCAATGGAGTGACCGAGACCACGTCGATCACGTTCCGGCCCGACCCCCGGGTCAAGGTAAAAGACGCCGATCGGAACGCGCAGTTGGCCTTCGGCAATGAGCTCCGCGATGCCCTCAACCGAATGGCTGACGCGGTCAATCAGCTCAAGGACCTTCGAACCCAGCTCGGGGATCGGAACGCTGCGCTCGCCGGCAACAACGCCGCGAAAGATCTGGTCGGTCTGGCCGGTGCGCTGATCACCAAGTTCGACTCCCTCGAGGCCCGGATCCACAACCCCGCCGCCGAAGTGACCTACGACATCCTAGCCTTCCGAGGCGGAGCCCGCCTCTACTCGAGGCTCGTGCCCCTCTACATGTGGGCCGTCGACGGCGACGGCGCCCCAACCCAAGGCATGAAGGACGTCTACGCCGGCCAGCGCCAGGAACTCGACGGCTACCTCGCCGAGCTCCGCGTCCTGATCGACCGCGACCTAGCCGCCGTCAACGCCCGCGCCGCCCAACTCGGCATCACCCACATCATCCCCCCCACCCCCACTCCCACCCCCGTCCCCTAAGCCGAGCGCCGAGCGCCGAGAGCCGAGTGCCAAGTATGTGGATCACCACCGTCCCGATGACCGAAGCGAGCGCCGAACTCCAACGCGCCGTCGAAGACCAGATGGGCCTCTACCCTGCCGAATACAACCGCCCGGTCCACCCGACCGGCGGCGGCACCTCCGGCATCGTCGCGTCGCATAGCCTGATTCCGGGGGCGTTGAAACACGCGTTCTCAACGTTCGGGGCGCTGATGGATCCCGAGCTGCCGCTCAGCCGGCGTCACCACGAACTGATCGCCACCATGGTGTCGGTCACCAATCGGTGCCGGTATTGAATTGACTCGCACGCAGAGTTTCTGCGTCGGGTTACCCTGGATGAGAGCCTGATCGCCGCGGTCACCGCCGACTACACGACGGCGCCGCTCACCGATGCCGAGCGGGTGATGGTCGATTACGTCGTGCAGATCACCAAGGACGCCACCAAGGTGACGCCCTCGCACCACGAGCAGCTTCGGGCGGCTGGATTCGATGACCGAGGCATTCTTCAAATCACCCTGATCGCGTCCTGGTTCAACTACATCAACCGGGTGGCGGATGCCCTCGGCTTGGGACGAGACTAGCCGAGGAGGGGCGTGATATCCGCTTCGATCTCCTCGGGCGTCTGCTTCGAGGCGTAACGCTCGAGCACCGTGCCGTCCGCGTCGACGAGGAACTTGGTGAAGTTCCACTTGATCGATTCGGTGCCCAGAATCCCCTTCTGGGCCGACTTGAGATACTGAAAGAGCGGATGGGCCTGGTCGCCGTTGACGTCGATCTTGGCGAACATCGGGAACGTCACGTCGTATTTGGTCCCGCAGAACTGCATGATCTCCGCATCGGTTCCCGGCTCTTGATTGGCAAACTGGTCCGACGGGAAGCCGAGGACGGAAAAGTTCTGGCCCTTGTACCGGCGGTAGAGGGCTTCGAGTCCCTTGTATTGGGGTGTGAAGCCGCACTTGCTGGCCACATTCACGATCAGCAGCACCCGGCCCTTGAAGTCGGCCATGGAGCGTTCCTTCCCATCGATCGTCGTGGCGGTATAGTCGTACACTGACATCGGTCATCCTTCTCGAGTGGTGAGATACAAATCCGTTCGGGCGGTTCCGGCAAGCTCCACCAGAAACGCGGCCAATCGTTCCGTCACGGCCTCCACAAACCGGACCCCTTTCGGTGCGGTTGCCGCCGCGGGGTTACCGGTCCCGGTGTCGTCGGTCACGGCTGTCCATTGCCGCGGGGTCCACGCCCACCCCTCCCGAAACGCCTGAATCGCCGATGGCCGGGCGATGCCGGGGCCGGCCGTCTTGAGCGGCTGCACCAACCCGGGCGCCAGGTGCAGCATGACGCTGGTCTCGAGTTCACCGGCGTGATCGCCCGGCTCGACGAAGAACGGTCGGGGATCGACGACCGCATACCAATTGACCTGACACAGCAGGACCGAAGTGCCCGCCGAAAGCTCCCGAATGATCTGCCGAAAATCGTTGCCCCCGTGCCCGTTCAAGATCACCAGCTTCTCGATCCCGTGCTGCTCGAGACTTGGCAAGAGGTCCCGGAGGATCGCGGCTTGCGTGCTGGGATTGAGGTTCAAACAGAACGGAATATCACGCTGACCGGACTGGACCCCGAACGGGACGGTCGGGAGTACCAGGACCTTGGCGCCGGCCTCGGACGCCCGGCCCGCGGCGAGCGCGGCAATGGCCTCGCATTGGATGGTGTCGGTGGCGTAGGGAAGGTGCCGGTTATGAGCCTCGGTGGCTCCCCACGGTAGCACTGCCACCTGATACCGGGTGGTTTTGACGGTTGCCCAAGTGGAATCGGCGAGGAGGTACGGTCGGCTCATGGCCCGCCAAGATCGCCGCTTGGGGCTGCTCGGGCAACTCGGACCAAATTGGACGGGGGGCCCGAAAGTTGCATAATGGCCGGTCAAAACCAGGCTAGTCTAGGGGCATGCGGCCCCAAGATCCAGTGCGAACGAGGAGGACAACTCCGTTTGCGACGTCGAGGTGCGCGGCTGAAAGTTGCTGTTCTTGTTGGGATTGCGCTGCTAAGCGTCGGCTCGGCATCGGCCCTGTCCGGCCAGGCCAGCTCGTTCGAGTCATACTTCCATCGCGTCATTGATCGGGACGCCGGTTTACCGGAAACCCAGATCAATGCGGTGGCCCAAACCGCCGACGGCTACCTCTGGCTCGGCACCCGCCGGGGGCCGGTGAGGATGCGCTCCTCGGCCCGACGTTGGCCAAGCCCTTTACGAGAGCCGACCTGGCGGACGCCGTCCGCCGCCGCTTGGACCGGGCCCCGTCACCCCCGACCGCGTCGCGCTAGCGGGTCCACATCACGATCGCACCGCAGCTGTTGTCCCGGTACTCCGGGGGAATCAACGTCTGCCGCTGGTACACTTCGATGGCTTCGATGTCCGATGGCGTGATCAGCGGCAGCACCTCGCCGACGTTGCCGGTCATCTTCTGCCCGTCGATCCAGACACTCACGTTGAACGACGGGCAGTTGAGGAACGACACGTTCTCGGGCTCTCCCGGCGCGATAAAGCTCGACCGGACGCCGGGAATTCCCCGCAGCAGTTCGGAAATCCTCCCGGCCGCGAGCTTGTCGATCTCTTCGCGGGTCAGGAACTTGCCGACCCGTTTGGACCGCCTCCGGTAGAACTCATCGTACTTGGCCGTGTTGGCGTACTGGGGCGGCTTGCCGTACTTCCCGATGACCAGGATATCCCCGAGGAACTGAGGCAACCGGCGAATCGCGATCTTGCCGTCCCACTGCTGGCCCCCCGCCAGCCGGATCGTGAAGTACTGGGCCTTGTATCCCACCTTCCGGACCCGTGCGATCTGAAGCCCCGGCGGCAGGCCGTCCATGAAGAACCGGCCGGTGCGGTCGCTTTGGGTCTGGAACTCCGTGCCCATGATCAGGACTTCGGCCTCCGGCACCGGATAGCCCAGGGTGTCGGTGACCTGCCCTTCGATCCGGGCGACTCGTTCGCGGATCGCCCGTTCTTGGACGACGATCGCCTGGGCGGTGGCCACCCGGTCCGTCGTGTCGACGGTGGGTGTGACCCCGACGACCTCCGCGCCAACCTCGCGAAAGTGGCGAAACCTCCCGCGGGCCGGATCGACGACCGGCGTTCGTTGGTACCAGAACCGGGTGACCCAGAATCCGGCTTCCGACCGATGGAACTCCGCCGAGCCGCCCAGACGATCCGGGCGCCACTCGGCCGGGGCGCCGGTGAACCGATAGTCGATGACCTTGAGCTCTCGAGAGAGCGGATCGAGCCACATCGTCCCGGCCACGTCGACCCGGTCGGATGCCGCCGGCTCGAAGCGGAGGCCGACGAATCCGGACCGGTTGTCGATCCCGCTGACGATGCCAAAACAATGAGAGGTCGTGAACTCGGGCGACAGGAATACCGTGAGGTCCGGCGTGGACCAGAGGTTCTCAGCCCGGACCAGGTAACCAACCCGGGCTCGCTCGGCAGGTGATGCCGTCTGGGCCGGCCGGTTGGCTGAGTCGAGGAGGGTGTTGAGTTCCTCCGACTCGATTTTGAGCGAACCGGACACCACCCGTTCGAAGGCGGCCAGGCTTTGGGTCGTCACGGCCCGGTCTTCGGTCGCCTCCACGGTCCGGAGCATCACCCTGGCCTGGGCCCAGTGAAGGGCGACGGCCTCGGTGATGCCGGGAGTCCGGCACGACGCGGGCACCGGCACCAGCCGGGTCGGGAATCCGGCCCGGCGGGCCGCGTGGCCGATCGTTAGGCTGTCGAGAACCGGAGTGACGGCAACCGTGGCGGTCGTGTCGGCAAAACCGGGCCGTTCGACCCGAAGGAGGTAGGACCCCGCTGGCGCCATCAGCCGGACCCGGCCGAAATCGCTGGTGACTCCGCGGGCGGCGTTGGACCCATCGGCCCGTTCGAGCGACACCAGGACCCCGACGGCCAGGTTCGGCCCGCCGGGCTCAGAAACCCGGACCCGGATTTCTTGGGCTGATAACCAGCCGGCGCCCCCGAGAACGGCAAAGGCGACTCGGGCGGCTCGAACGATTGCGGGGTTCATGGCGTTCCGAATCTAGCCACCCGAAGGCCCTGCGGCGCGATCCCGATTCGAAACGGCGGAAACCCAAAGCCGAGCTCGCCGTCGATCTCGAAATGCTGCGGGCCGTCGGTCTGAATCTCGAGCCGCTGGACCGGCCGGCTGGTCACCGCCGGGTGGTTGAGGTGCCCGCCCCAGTAGATCTTCGGGAAGACTCCGAGCATCCCCAGCCGGGACACCCGGCTGAACCACACCAGATCGAGGTGCCCGTCGTCGACCTTGGCCGCCGGCGAAATCCGCATCCCGGCACCGAAGGTCGGGCCGTTGGTGACCGAGATCAGTCGGCACGGCCCCGGATCGACGGTGTCATTATCAATCGTGAACCGGGCCCCGATTGCGTGGTGGCGAGCCATGGCGCGAAGGGCGCCAAGGCAATAGCTGAGGGGGCCGCCGAGCCGTTTCCCTTCCCGGACCACGATCCCGAGGACGTCGGCGCTGACCCCGAGGGTGAACGAGTTGCCGAACCAGACGCTCCGCGCTCGTCCGTCCGCATCGCGATATTCGAGGCGGCCGACATCGATCGCGACCGGCCGATAGCTCCGGTAGGCGGCAACCGGACCCGTTCCGGTCCGCGGAACGCCCATCGTTCGCGCCAAGTCGTTGCCCGATCCGATCGGAATCCACCCCATCGTCGCCACGGCGGGTCCGTCCTCCAGTAGGCCGTTCAAGACCTCGTGCGAGGTTCCGTCCCCGCCGGCCGCCAAGACCAGCCCGTCGTGACGGCGGAGCTCGGCCGCGATTCGCCGGAGGTCGCCCGCGGCTCGGCTTTCGTGAACCTGGAGCGCGGGGAAGATCTCCCGGACCGCCGGCCCGAGCTCCCGCCACCGCCTCCGGCCCCGGCCATCGCCGCTCGCGGGGTTGAGCAGGACATGGACTTCCATGGCTCCGATCCGCCTAACGTCCGAGCTCGAGATCGAGGAGAACCTTCTTTCGCTCGAGCCCGCCTCCGTATCCCCGGAGCCCGCCCGCCCGTTCGATGACCCGGTGGCAGGGAATCATGAGGGGGTCCCCCGGATCACCAAGGGGATCTCGAACCGGCGCCGGGTTCCCGCGAAGTACTCCGCCAGTTCGGCGGTGATCCGGTCGAGCATCGAATGGCGGCCGAACTCGGTCGCTCCGAATAATCGCCGCAGGGCGGCCAGTTGGGGATCGAGCCGCGCGGGGTCGCTGAATTCGAGCAACACCAGCCCCGCGTCCGTCACGCCGGCGGTCAACGGGCCGACGGTGGAGTCGATGACCGTTACGGTGACGGGGGAAGAACCCATGGCTCAAATCTAGTCGGCTATCTAGCTTCTGATCGGCTCTCCCCGGTTCTCAGTTGCCACTGCTTCTCGTCGATTGGACAATCCCCGCATGAGGGCAACGAAGGCGGTCGTCTTGGCCCGCGGACTCGGCAGTCGGATGCGCCGCCCGACCCCTGACGTCGTCCTGACACCGGACCAGGACCTCATCGCAAACCAAGGCCTCAAAGGCCTGGTGTCGGTCGGGCGCCCGCTGCTCGACTACGCCCTGTCGAGCCTGGCCGACGCCGGGATCGAACAGGTCTGCCTAGTGGTTGGCCCCGAGCACGACCC from Gemmatimonadota bacterium encodes:
- a CDS encoding creatininase family protein, whose protein sequence is MSRPYLLADSTWATVKTTRYQVAVLPWGATEAHNRHLPYATDTIQCEAIAALAAGRASEAGAKVLVLPTVPFGVQSGQRDIPFCLNLNPSTQAAILRDLLPSLEQHGIEKLVILNGHGGNDFRQIIRELSAGTSVLLCQVNWYAVVDPRPFFVEPGDHAGELETSVMLHLAPGLVQPLKTAGPGIARPSAIQAFREGWAWTPRQWTAVTDDTGTGNPAAATAPKGVRFVEAVTERLAAFLVELAGTARTDLYLTTREG
- a CDS encoding glycosyl hydrolase, with amino-acid sequence MNLLQGNSMDLIRTIPVLLVALAPLTVSAQARRAPVPPPVPAPLEQPAAFKALKFRSVGPFDGGRASRAVGVPDDPTTYYMATASGGVWKSVDGGISWAPIFDDQSTASIGSISVAPSDRNVVYVGSGEANVRGNTTPGNGIYKSTDAGKTWSHVWKQEGQIGTMAVHPRNPDIAYAAVLGRAFVANPERGVYRTRDGGVTWQQVLKKDDRAGASDVAIDPSNPNILYAGFWEMRRYPWDMTSGGPGSGLYQSRDGGDTWKQLTGSGLPNGTWGKVGVAVAPSDGRRVYALIEADSGGLFRSDNGGDSWTRISASRLVRQRAWYYSTLTVNPTNPDEVWFPQVPMVKTIDGGKTLTLVDGIPHGDNHDLWFDPTNPKRMIVANDGGVAISVNGGDSWLGVRPAIGQCYHIAADNRDPYHVACAQQDLGTAQGPSNSLSRGGIGASLWHDVGGGEAGHIVSKADDPDVVFAGEYLGIITYYDHKTGQSRNVSAYPENPSGHGPADFQYRFQWTAPIAPSPNDPNVIYHAAQVLFKTADGGQSWTAISGDLTRNDKSKQQWAGGPITGDNTGVEFYSTIFAVAESPKEKGLIWTGSDDGLVQVTRDGGKTWKNVTAAMSGFPEWGTVSIIEPSPHDAATAYVVVKKYRLGDNAPYLYKTSDYGTTWNRLDGSLARDIFLHSVREDPAKRGLLYLGTEKGVMFSWDDGATWRPLRLNLPTVQVADLVVKDNDLVLGTHGRGIWILDDLTPIRQWTDAIAAKSLYLFPPVAGTAWRRRGGTGERQAGQNPPAGVVLTYYQKDEAKLPVTLQILDSRGTVVRSMSSVPKLKDDHSEYESAPKGELETGAGFHRVAWDFSMEGARRIKGGKIDTGDPAIPPQAPPGTYTARLTANGVTETTSITFRPDPRVKVKDADRNAQLAFGNELRDALNRMADAVNQLKDLRTQLGDRNAALAGNNAAKDLVGLAGALITKFDSLEARIHNPAAEVTYDILAFRGGARLYSRLVPLYMWAVDGDGAPTQGMKDVYAGQRQELDGYLAELRVLIDRDLAAVNARAAQLGITHIIPPTPTPTPVP
- a CDS encoding glutathione peroxidase, with the translated sequence MSVYDYTATTIDGKERSMADFKGRVLLIVNVASKCGFTPQYKGLEALYRRYKGQNFSVLGFPSDQFANQEPGTDAEIMQFCGTKYDVTFPMFAKIDVNGDQAHPLFQYLKSAQKGILGTESIKWNFTKFLVDADGTVLERYASKQTPEEIEADITPLLG